One Brevibacillus choshinensis genomic window carries:
- the murD gene encoding UDP-N-acetylmuramoyl-L-alanine--D-glutamate ligase, with product MNRYQHKHVVVIGMAKSGVAVAKLLHRFGANVVVNDKKPREEASGAEELEALGIPVICGYHPDDLIHSGVSLVVKNPGIPYEAPPVAKAVELGIPVVTEVELAYQIAKAPIIGITGSNGKTTTTTLVGLILKEAGIDAMVGGNIGTVLCGLAEVAEPDQWLVAELSSFQLMGTREFRPRIGVLLNLYPAHLDYHHTMDEYLAAKGKLFANQTAEDAAILPYDQLEVREKCNPSARTYYFSKTSEVPRGAFVDQGMIVFVDGEGNREEIIAADDITVPHVDNALAAVIVTMLAGADKQSIAQVLSTFPGVEHRMEFVAVKNGVKYFNDSKATNPEAASRALQACKEPIVWICGGLDRGIDFQELVPVIRGRVKAVVALGETAPILLERAKEAGINEGIRVDTVEAAVLAASQFADAGDVVLLSPACASWDMFPSFEVRGSMFKDGVHRL from the coding sequence ATGAATCGCTATCAGCATAAACATGTGGTAGTAATAGGAATGGCGAAAAGCGGTGTGGCAGTGGCAAAACTGCTCCACCGCTTTGGTGCGAATGTCGTCGTGAATGATAAAAAGCCAAGGGAAGAGGCTTCGGGTGCAGAGGAGCTGGAGGCGCTCGGAATTCCTGTCATTTGTGGATACCACCCCGATGATCTGATTCATTCCGGGGTATCTCTGGTCGTCAAAAATCCGGGCATTCCCTACGAGGCTCCTCCGGTAGCCAAAGCAGTGGAGCTTGGCATTCCGGTCGTAACCGAGGTCGAGCTGGCCTATCAAATCGCCAAGGCTCCGATCATTGGGATTACCGGTTCCAACGGGAAGACGACCACCACGACGCTGGTTGGACTGATCCTGAAAGAAGCTGGGATTGACGCAATGGTAGGGGGGAACATCGGCACCGTCCTGTGCGGATTGGCCGAAGTGGCCGAGCCCGATCAATGGCTGGTTGCGGAGCTGAGCAGCTTTCAATTGATGGGGACCCGGGAGTTTCGACCGCGCATCGGCGTCCTGCTGAACCTGTACCCTGCCCATCTGGATTACCACCACACGATGGATGAATACCTCGCGGCTAAAGGTAAGCTGTTTGCCAATCAAACAGCAGAGGATGCAGCGATTTTGCCTTATGATCAACTGGAAGTGCGGGAGAAATGCAATCCCAGTGCACGCACGTACTACTTTAGCAAGACGTCGGAGGTGCCGCGCGGAGCGTTTGTGGATCAAGGCATGATCGTCTTCGTGGATGGTGAAGGGAATCGGGAAGAAATCATCGCAGCCGATGACATAACCGTACCTCATGTGGACAATGCCCTGGCGGCAGTCATCGTGACGATGCTGGCGGGTGCGGACAAGCAATCCATCGCGCAGGTTCTTTCCACGTTCCCTGGCGTGGAGCATCGGATGGAGTTTGTCGCTGTCAAAAACGGGGTAAAGTACTTTAACGATTCCAAGGCGACGAATCCGGAAGCGGCATCCAGAGCGCTGCAGGCGTGCAAGGAGCCGATTGTCTGGATCTGCGGAGGGCTGGATCGGGGAATCGATTTTCAGGAGCTGGTTCCTGTCATCCGCGGCCGCGTGAAAGCGGTAGTTGCTCTAGGGGAGACGGCGCCAATTTTGCTCGAGCGAGCGAAAGAAGCAGGGATTAACGAGGGAATCCGTGTCGATACTGTGGAGGCAGCCGTTCTTGCTGCTTCGCAGTTTGCTGACGCGGGAGATGTGGTTTTGCTCAGCCCGGCGTGTGCGAGCTGGGACATGTTTCCTTCGTTTGAAGTGCGGGGGAGCATGTTTAAGGACGGCGTGCATAGACTGTAA